The genome window tgttgtaccttaccaCTATGAATATGTTTTGGTTTTGCTTATGTTTTTGTATGGtgtctgtttgatcctttttagttttATATTCACTGTTAACTTTTAGATTGTCTTATAATGATcttagctgccttgagtccttttaaggaggaaggtggggtaaaaatatttcaaataaataaataattataaggaatagatttaccagttccacctcctccagggagcttccatggctgagcagggatttgaacccaggcctcctaagtcctagtaACCATCACTTTGTctgttacaccacactgggtatccacaaCGAAAGTATATGCAACCCATTTTCCCTAGCTGCTCTCTGCTGAGCTCATTACCTGGCATCAGTGCGTGGTACATCTTTCGCCACACCTGAAACTTGAACTCATCAGAAATGATGGGCAACTGGATATCCATGCGAGCAACAGGTGGGGACTCTCCAAGAATCTTCTGCAATCTACAgcacagaagagaaagaagaggaggaatgaAAATAAGTAACACTGCTTTTTATCCTTTGTATCATTTacacttctgttttttaaaaaaaacttaatcaTTCAAGTTTTGAATATTTTTGAGAGTGCTGTGTGTACCCTATGTATTAATAGTGAACTAATTCCCCAGCTCAGTGAGTAgggtccctggctgtggagctaaagGCCAGGAGTTCGATTCTGCACTCTGCCTCtcaggaaaacagccagcctgaaTGGCCTTGAGCAAgtgcacagtcctagagtgcccccagaagaaatagtaaaccacttctgaataatctAGATCTAGAATTCCCTAAAACAGGTTCCCACAAGTCtatattgacttgatggcatgcaatcattattattattattgtacagtaagacccctgtatccatgggattgGCTGCcgtggattcacttatccacagtctgaaaatattaaaaattttccatattaaaacccagaaatatgGGATTACATGGTGCAATTGCaggaactggccattagagggaaccagagaccatgttCTGATAAGTCACTGTCCTTTCACCTAGTCTCCCATAAGCTTGAGATGACTCTTACCTCCCAAGTATCACCATCACCTGCCACCCTTGGTTATTGTCCTTAGGGAGAGCCCTTACAGGTATAGACTATAGGATTAACTATTATCTGTGGCTTTTGGTGTCTGAGGGGGAGCTTGGAACTGATCCgtagatatgggggtcctacagGCACTGATCCTTCCATGGCCCAAATGGCACCATCTATGCCAAAAAGTGACGTATTGACAAGCTCAGGAGAATTCCCTAGAATTGCCTGATGAGGACTAAATATGCTCAGTGGGCATAGAAAGAAGATGGGTGGGCATGgaatagagagagaaaatagaactTGCTGAAACTGCAGATGGCCAACTGGGTCCAGCCCTGGAGATGAGTACTGTATTCCACAAGGGGCAACATTTATTTTTCTAGGCACACCTGTTTCAGCATAATAAGGAAAGACAATTAATCGATGAAATATTATGAGAGCAGGCATCatattaatatgaatagattatacTAAAATTACATGTCTttttgatgtttaattttgaGGGCTGAACTTAGGTATGGTGGATTTATTACAAAGctctgccctttctttctttcctctcgcATTTTCATGAATGCTGTGAATTATTCCTATTTTCACTGAGGACACGTTTGAGAAGATGACTCTTGAGTaggcaagaaagcaaaaaagaaaaaaagaaagaaaaggaaaaaggaaatgtgTGGGGTGGCACTCTTGTCTTGTTTAGAGAGAGGTGGTTGAAGGCAGGCTGATAGGATGCTGAGTATGGCTTTATAAAGGGACAGTTGCTTACCTTTTGGCTACTAGGCAGTATTTCTgtgggaagaggaaaaaggatgtgttagaaagaataaaaggatgTCGCTTCTGTATCATATCTCAAAGGTGGGAATCATGAGCTTCCGAGGTTGATTTCTAACTTCTGGGGACACCTGTAACTTAAAACTCCTTCCCTAAAAATGGGAGTAATTTCATCTCCCTGTCTTATTTAAAACAGGGGCAATCAACCTCCTcaatgagttaggcatctgggtgcagagccagaggttgggagtttgattccccgctgtgcctcctgtgaaacagagacagcctgtgtagccttgagcaagctgcacagtcccaagacaccccagaagaagggaagggtaaatcacatctgagtattctgcacctggaaaaccccaagaagggtcaccgtaagtcagaaatgacttgacggcGCACAATGATTATTTATGaagcaacttccagaagcccaaGGGCACCCATGCTCCCCTCAGGGCCTCAGAGGGTATGCTTGTATATCCAAAaagttaagaacattttacaAACTCTTCAAAAGGTTCTCCTTATGTCCTTTAGTGGGCATGGAGACATTTTggccagttcccccccccccctttgatccAAGCTATACTAGGCCAGGTGTAGCTTTTCTGCCAAAATCTACAGCAAGTGGAAATCTTTTTGGATTTTGAAAAAAGACTCCTTGGAGCCTAAAACAGACCAtagtggacaaaaaaaaaaccctggcaaAATGACCCCCACAGCCTCTCCAGGACACAAGGGTGCTTTCAGTGAAGTGGAGAAATGGTGTAGTGGGTCAAAAAGACCTCCACTGTGTTGGGTAATCCTGGGTCCCACATTTTGCTCACCCCTGCTTGGTAAATACACCTTGTTTACCAAGCCCACCCTTTTCTCACATttggccaatttttttttccaaaatggaagTGAGCAGAAGGGACTTGGGAGGGGCTGATGCTACCTTCAGAGTTCCCTGGGGGTGGAAAAATGGTCTCCAGACCTTTGAGAAATGGCCACCCTCATTCACTCCAACATCAAGTGCCCTTCTGAAAAACTGTTAGAACTCCTTAGAGATTACATTATAATTACAATATTTATGCACATAAAGGAAACTCTAAATTTTGTGATGAGGAATAGCCAACTTTGAGGACTATTAAGgagggaactagagatgggcaggagccGCCGTTTCAGCAGTTCACGCCGGTTCAGTGGACGGCCAAACAGGTGCTCTGTGGTTCGGCGCCCTACCtgctctggcaggcacccactcagaagccgcctcccggcttccctgccccgcctcctccaggtgctgcttctgaatgagcgctcactggaaggatgggaCACCAAACCACAAAACACCTGTTTGACTGACTTCCAAAACAGCACAAACCCCAGAACTGGCAATTCCTGCCCCTTTCTAGACAGGACTTATTCTCCATAGGATATACTACTTATGAATATATGCAGTAGTGACACATAAACAACATAGTTCCATATAAATCACTATGTAAAAgtcatggctttttaaaaaaatatggttttTGATTTGGCCTTTTCCCTGACAATCTGTTCCCGCAGCTTCTGCATGTTCCACAGATTTTTCAAATGACAAGAATGAAAAaatgctgcaaggaaaaaaatacGTCATTTGCAAATGGGTTGctgaatgaaacaaaaaaaaaggacagggtaAACCTTTACTGTGGTTGggctgttggggaaaaaaattaaaaagaaaaagacatgatGTATTGTATTGCTTTATATACAAAACCCAGGAACGTAGCAATACGGTTGTTATGTTTAGACGTTCCAAAGACTGGAGATCATCACAAAGATGGAGCCGGAGATGACTCACCCTGAGAAACTCCGTCTGTGGCTCATTTTCCACCTCCCCCAACACAGCCTCCATTTGACTGAGCTGCTTCAGGTAGCTAGTCATGGTTTTGCGTTCATTCTGCAAGGCGTCTGTGGCTTGGTGTTGTACCCGCTCCGCTTCCTGGCCCAGAGAGGCCTCCAGCGCCCCTAGGTAGGCATGCATTACTCCCAGCTGCTCAGATACCTGTTGCTTGAATCGAGAGACAGTGTCCTGgacaaagagggagagagatgatgTCGAGATCATGCTCAGTTTTGGGATCACATCCAATTTTCCCTCCCCTACGGACTCCTCCTTATTCCCAAGAAACAGCCTCCTCAGATCCTTTCTGTTTTAATCCTCCCTTTTATTTCCTACTTGATTTTCCCAGCAATGCAACTTCAGTCCCTCAGGAGGTTAAAAACAGATCCAGTGTTTATTAAATAACACCTTTTCATGTGCAAATGTTCAGGTTGAGAATAACTATGAAGAACAgagcctttcctctttttttgctagcGAGGGGGGGTCAGTCAAGAAAGACACCCAGGATTTCCTCAACAAGTAATACATCACATGCACCCATATATGAATATGCCCACATATGAATAGAAATGACTCACATTTACTTCTGCTATTTGCCGGTTCAGCAGGGCGATCATTTTCTCCTTGCGCACTTGAGCTTCTTGCAACTGGACTTGTTGCTGAGGAAGTTGTTTCTAACATTGTTccgagagagggggagaaagagaataaATAGGCGCAGCTCTCATGCGGAGCAATtggaaacaaaatatttatatttcgTTTGATTTCAGCCCAGCGCCTTCATCTTGAGTGGTTATCATGGACTTGATGAGTTAAGGGCTGCATTTTgttaaaatcaataaagaaaataccttttaaaaccaaaatagAGGCCTCCGCTCAGCAGTGGAACATGCactttgaaaggggaaaaaatccagattTCAATCCCTGAGACCTTCAAAAAAAGGCCTAGAAAAGACTCAGAAACTCTGGGCACTCCTTGTTAATAGTGCtggaaagtaattagttacatgtAACATAGTGAACTGTAACTAGTTTATGTTTTGGTTTTAAAAGGGTGCCAGGAACAGAATGAGCAGGAATGAAGTTGCCTTATTGATGTGAACATGTTATGCCGTGAAGAGCAGCAtaacaaaagttactttttaaggttGTTTTAAGGccttttagaaacattttttgACAGGGATTTTTCAATaattttgccattcccttcctaaGTGGCAAGGAAAGTAttcttttgctttatttcctGCACTCCTGTTCTTTATGGTACCAGATCAGAACTTGTGACTAAAGGGAACATTTCGTTGTGTTCTGTTTCCTAGTGTGCAGATAACTGGCCCAGctcatgtcaaggaggcagaaagcggaatcaaactcccaactcaaGATATTTGAGCCCCTGAGAATTCCCGGCAGAAATGGCAGAATTCTCATAGTGCAGGCTTACCTTTTTCTCCCTGTCTGGCACTAATCATACAGGACAAGAAGTACAGAGGGATGGagtgggtgtgtgtggaagaggGAGATTTAAAGGATTAAGTCAAAGACTggcaaacaaatacataataagaGTGAAAAACATGAGAACAATACACCTACAAATACCTGGAAAAGCTGGGCTGAACAGGTGCATCTAGAGAAAGAGGACCTACCAGCTGATTTATCTAATACAGAGGAAGAGGGTCTAAGTTTCTGAGACATTAtggcaaacaaataaatgcaccaagctgagagaaaaagaaattagatgCACAAATTATGAATAAATGTCTGTTCCTGGATTCTACTATATCAGAATAatgaagtcggaaggggcctataaggggGTGAAAGCCGTGTGAAATGCTTCcattatgttaattttaaaaagtgctctgGAGCTAAATAGCTAGATGTATGGGGGAAAGGTTCTAGATTAGTAGATGTACTCTCCAAGATGCTTGTTTGCTCTGTGGAGAGATTTCTTCCCACTTTGCTGCCCTCCCTGGCCATCTGAAGTTGTAGCACGCTGGTAGAGTTTTATCACATGACAAATTGTATGCTTAGACTGTTGAACAGATTTCGTGCCAGGTGTGCCAACTGGATCAGGTAGGGCTGTTCAGTTTTCCAGATTCAAAAGACATCACCCCCTATCCTGACACGTACCTTCATCCTCTGGTGGGCCTCAGCCGCGGTGATGATGTTGTGGCCCTTGTGTTTGCCCAGTGAAGCGCACACGCCACAGATGACTTGCTGGTCCTGCTCACAGTAGACGCTCAGGGGGTCAAGGTGCTCCTCACAGTGGTCATGAGGGACTTGCTTGAACGCCTCCACCAGGTGCTCCATCTGTTGGTTGATGCGCAGCTGCTCCACCTTGGTGAGCCCCTGGCAGGTGGGGCAGGAGGTGGACTTCCCGTCCTCTTCCTTGGGCACTCGGGACAGGCAATCCTGGCAGAAGCTGTGCCCGCATTCGGTCGTCACAGGCGACTGGAAGAGCTTGAGGCAGATGGGACAGCTGAGATCCTGGTGCATGCCCTGAATGAGACGCTGCTTGGAGCTAGACATGGCGGCTGATCAAGGGTGTCAACCTGGGCACCAAAAGAGGCTCTAATTACTTACAgtacttacagtatttatttagaatgttctttCTTAGGCTACTTCTTTAGAATTTTCTTAGACTATAAATACTCTGCTTTCCCAGCTGCACACACATCTCACACTGCCAGTTTCTCAGAACGCCCTGAGCGGGGACAACAGAAGTAGgaaataacaacaatataaggtaTGCAGCATTCCCCACCTCCAGTCAGGTGCCCAAGATAGAGTCCCACGACTTTTTATCCCAACAACATACCAACATGTAGCGGACTAAGGGGGAGGGTGGAGTAAGGAGACTGGGAAAGAGTGTTGTGGAGTCTTTCAGAAGAGTTGAGGggcttgggagaaaaaaaaaaacaaagggacTTAGATTATGAAAGAGGACAGGAATCTGAAAGAAGCCATTGAGGGAAGATTATGGAGGATGAAGCTGTTGCTGCCACTTTCTGCCCCTTCTACCACTGCATTTCTTTGACAGCAGCATCACTGCTAAAGGATGTGACAGAAACTAGagacgggggtattcatatacgaacacccccacacaggtggacataacgagggccCAGCCCCAtagggccagatggtccactcatcAGGTGCCACAGAATCTTTCAAGGGCTCCGGAGATCATGAGTGGCTCGCCAAACGGGATCtacggagccattggaaggctccgcaGCACCCACACCTGTGGTGAATCAGTGAGTGGAttgtctggccccatggagctggacccttgttatgtccacctgtgcggggtattcatatacgaatacaaacaCCCCCATATCTTGACAGAACCTGAGGCCAACATTCACATCCTGAAATGACCAGATAGAGGCTtggtttatctttttcttttctcttcttttcctggttaaactgacatttttatttctttctaagTGCCTTTTAAAGTTGTTCCTCCTTCCCACTTTCAGGAA of Pogona vitticeps strain Pit_001003342236 chromosome 6, PviZW2.1, whole genome shotgun sequence contains these proteins:
- the TRIM72 gene encoding tripartite motif-containing protein 72, whose product is MSSSKQRLIQGMHQDLSCPICLKLFQSPVTTECGHSFCQDCLSRVPKEEDGKSTSCPTCQGLTKVEQLRINQQMEHLVEAFKQVPHDHCEEHLDPLSVYCEQDQQVICGVCASLGKHKGHNIITAAEAHQRMKKQLPQQQVQLQEAQVRKEKMIALLNRQIAEVNDTVSRFKQQVSEQLGVMHAYLGALEASLGQEAERVQHQATDALQNERKTMTSYLKQLSQMEAVLGEVENEPQTEFLRKYCLVAKRLQKILGESPPVARMDIQLPIISDEFKFQVWRKMYHALMPGLENLTFDPDTAQANLVVSEDGKRVECVEHKQPVSADDPQRFDKSNCLVTHQSFSQGEHYWEVTVNDKPRWALGVISAEAGRKGRLHATPSNGFWLMGCKEGKTYEAHVEHKEPRLLKPEGKPTRIGIYLSFGDGVLAFYDASDEDNLVQMFAFHERFSGTVYPFFDVCWHDKGKNSHPLIIYTPEREG